From the genome of Medicago truncatula cultivar Jemalong A17 chromosome 2, MtrunA17r5.0-ANR, whole genome shotgun sequence:
tattttaaatttgaaaggtcgacaaaaataattgtacaGGTTCTTCAGAATATAATAATTGTAGATAAGTAATACAATGCCATTAAAtctatatgaaaataaaattggagaAGAGTCTATATGAGCATAACTTATTTGATAGGAAGAAGTCTCCGTAAGTTTAACTTATATTAGTCTCCGTGATCAAAAGAAAAtggaataaaagaaaaaagggagACGTCTAAATTAAATGAAgtgattttctatttatttgaatagagaggtaaaagaaagaaaaagaagttcAAATTTTCTTACATTTCATATGGTCCATGAAAGAAGGATCCTTTCCAATTACTTTAAtactttttctccaaaaatgaTGAGAAGTTTTTTGGTATATAACTCTActctttattcatttttgtcCATACTACTCTACCTTTTTTTAACAGATACTCCTCCCTTTATTTTCACTTCAATTAAAGGCAAGTGAGTTCAAAATATTTATAGGTGGTTCAATTCTAAGTCAATTGATCATTTCATTATTGTCTaaagttttattcaaatttggAATGACAAGGTTGGACCTCAAGATCATCTCATGTTGGTATGTGTGGGGTACAAAATCAAAAGGTATCCACTTATGACTTAATTATTAGGAAAAAAGTACCACTAAGGATCATATATATGATGCTCTCTAAATAGGTCTACATTAAGATTGCATCGTAATTTTattgaggagtgttatttgaacatccttTAATTGACAACTCATGGGgacaattataatttataaagaaagaataggtatttgcacgaaaatcaaagcaatagagagataaagtaaaaaatagtgtgagtatgaaagagaaagttgtagcaaaaattgtcacaaaatggatgttcaaatatcatttctcaattttaTTGATCTTGTCAGACAGCAATTGCAACACAGAGATGGCCTTTTttgacatatatttttatcattttttatggaGTACATATCCCTCCGTTTTGAAAGTGAATGCCGTTTAAgatttttacacacatattaaaaaatacattaattaaaagaaagaaagatgtaattttaccaaattatcctaattaacaaaaaaaatcttgaaaatcttAAAAGACTACTTAGCCTTgtaaattttaagattttttttaaaagaattgtttcttttttataattaagatgagtttgaattttaatgaattCATCACACAAATTTTTAAGATTTCAAAAtacttttccttcaaaaaaaaaatgatttcaaaatTCTTTACGGATTTATAAGATTTAAAAAGATCGTGTGAATTTTGTACACAAATTAAGAGTAACAAACGGGTGaaaaaatctaataaataaattttatggtttgatcataaaagaaaataacctatacaatttttaaatattttaacaacaaagCATTCTAACTTCAAATGTTctcctccttaaaaaaataaaaaataaataaataaaaaaaaataaaaatcaaatgttcTCTTAATTAGCATCTcctatatgtgtgtgtgtgatatTATACTTGTCCTCAAATAATTAACATTTTATGATTCCTTCTCTTTAATTGAGATCTTAAAAGACTATTACTTTTGGATTAAAAACTTGTAGATTTTAAATGACAATGTGAGAGTATAATGACTTGtaacatttttaaatacttttataATCAACATTTAAGATTTGCAAAAgagaattttcattttcatttttaggtTAAGtaagtttttagttcctataaatatagtgaatttcatttttagtcttCATATAAAGAAGTGACAtgttttggtccttataaattttttcaattgtaattttagtccttgttaaattaaaaattgtataattatgcttaaactgtTAAATGTTTAAAAGATTCTTATAGACATGTAaagaacattataaaaaaactattttacaaaaaatatattttttaaaatctaacgaattaaatatgaattttttaaatgccaaaatttcaagaaaaaattaaagaaaatttggacctaaaaatcaaattttgaactcATTTTTTATGGAGGAATTTGTTATAATGTTCTAATCAAGTATGtataaaatcattcaaaagagtttaaacataattaaataaattttaatttaacagggagtAAAGCtatgtgttgatttttttttagggaccaaaacatgGCACTGTTTTTTATGaggactaaaaatgaaattcactatatttatagagaccaataaattatttaaccttttatattttctaatgttgttcaaagaaaaataatggtCAACGATtgacaaagaaaatataaaaataccatgaacactttttttaatattctcttTAACATTTACTCTCTTATCATGTAAAATTTATGCAGATCCTACCATTTTATGTATATTCATTTCTAAAGTGTGGACTTCACAATGATTTAtctcaataaaataatgaataagAGAAGAGAGTTGAAATGATAGTATAACTACActtctcaagaaaaaaaatagctaGGTATTTCTACATAAATAGCTTGGATGAAGtgaaaaacaacaatatcaaTTGTGGGATTGTTCATGAGACAAGAAAATATTAAAGAGACACGAGAGagaaataaaagcataaaagaaatgcctaaatatgtatttcatccttgtaattaagggtcgtttaaaaattggtcaatgtattcgctaatccttgcaaactagccttgcaatcattaatcatttaaaatttcgtcctttgaccaacttaatcactgccacacgtgaaattccaattttgcccttaagaagaggacaaaatattgaagaaagaattggaaactcaggggtaaaattggaatttcatgtgtgacaatgattgtcacgtcatcaaattagtgacatggcagtgattaagtggggagagggacgaaattttaaatgattaaacaatgcaagggtaaattgccaggattagcaattacagggactaatttttaaacgacccctaattgcaaggatgaaaacatatttaagcctaaaaaaaataataaaaaagtgctcataatatttttatttttttatggatagAGAATAGATCAACCATTCATAAGAGTGCTAACTGATGCATAATTGCATATAATGCAAAATAGATAgcctaaaattttatttttaagtttagatAACCTCAACTTTAgacatgtgtatttttttatgaatagaaTAAAATTTACAAGATGGCATAGGAAATTTAAAACGCTTTTTTTCTCAATGGCATGACCCATAAAAGAAGGGGTACGTAGTGGCTCCCTTTGTAAGGGACACTCCAAAGATTAGTGGGTTAAACTAAACAAAACCCCAGCATAATTAACGTAATGCAATGCATTGTTGTTTGGTTTATTTATCTTATTAATCTTCTGTGGTAGGATGCACAGAAGACTCCGCAGTTGCATCATCATCAAGGGAATCATCACCGCTGATATGATCAAGGACGAGAATAAATCCCATTGCAAAAGCAGCATCAAAACCAGGCTTAACACAAAGAGAGAACACTTCCTTCCCAAGCGTATTACCTGTAGTGGGGTCCACTTTACGATAAATCTCAGCCACAATTTCCTTCATCGCGTTAAAAACTTTGCAACCACGTTGAGAGAAACACCCTTCGATATGGTACTCCTCACCTGGGTTATCGTACACCTCCACTGTCACTCCCGCACGTGGTCGTCCGATCATTGATGATCTCTTCACGCTGAAGGTTGGTTTATCACCTTCCATTTTTTCACCTTTAAAGCCTTCCCACCGTTGATGCAGACTCGGCCTCtgattttcaataattttcataattataTCAAATGAAATATGATGTGGCTTATtgatctaataatttttttttttttttttttttgtgtacaatacaatattattttacttGTGCATCATAAAATTAATCCGAAATAAATTAAGGAATCACTCTACCTCGAAAATTATACTATAATCATTCTCTAATAATACAACATATACAATGTTTTTAGTTGAAATAATATAATTACGAATGTAGGGTCTCGTGCATACCATGCTATCCTATGCAGGAGTAACCGTGGACTTATgaacattatttataaaaaaaagtagttaatataatttatatatagcaaataaaccaatgattatttttatttttttgattacAAACCAATGATTATGTTTGTTGATAATAATCATTGAAAAGACcaatgattatgataaaatcAACCTTAAATCTCAATAACGTTAACAACATTGAATTCGATTTGCTAAGTGGGACTCAGTATAGGACAAAGAAATGGAAAAATGGAAAGATGGAAAGCTATATAGTAGGTGGTGGCGGCGTACCTTCCGGTGAACGGTGAGGAGGCAACGGCCTTGGGGATCCATGAGAATCAGCTCATGTAGGTCACGAGAATCAGGTCCATATGAGTCGACACGGAAGGCGACTTGACCGTTGCAATCATAGACGGTGAAACCATCACCGGCAAAGAAAAGAGTGGTTTTAAGAACTGTGTAATGAATCTCTTCTTTGAAGATGTATCCTTCTTGCACCACTAACTCTTCTTTCATCTTTTTTGCGGCTGAGTCAGAATCCATACAAAGGGACATGAAGTTTGGAAAATTGAAGCTAAGCTTTTGTTGCTTTTGGCATGTGAATGTGAATTATGTTGTGGGTTTCGTATTATTTGTAACGTTAAAGAAACAAAGTGTACTAACTAATCTCTTTGACGATATATGTTTATATACCCcactttgttttattattttaactcATCATAAGAGAAATTTAAAGATCGTCACGCCAACGACAACCatataaaaagaatttaaatttaagatAATATATTTATCTTAAACCCTAAGTACGGTGTATATGaatcattttttcatttatatgttGGTCAacatttatctatttttatccGATTGAGCCTTTTAATTCACATTTGCATCAATTGTTTATTATGTAGGGTATGGAAATTGATACATGCATGGATATATGGCATGGCCATCTCCACGTCAAATGTCGTAAGCAAAAAGACGCgacaagaatttttttaaaataaatacgACAGGAACTTTTTGGGTGAAGTTTCAAACTTTATTTTTGGGTGAAAtttcaaactttataatttCCTTATGATTGAATAATCAAATTCGtatttgaaataataattagtTAAATAATAGTCCAGTATTTTTTTCCCCGAATTAGAATATACATCTTTGATCTTTGTAATTGTTAAACTTCTATCAAAATGGCCACTTCTAGCATGGAACCAAGGCTGATTCTGCTAGTAGTTAACTCATAATCCTCCATGGACGTATGTTCATGATGTCAGCATTAGAACTAATGATCCGTAAATACTTATGTCAGTGCTCTTTGAGCGTTGATATCTGTCGACGGTAAGCCTAATGAATCCAACTCATTtaaatcttttttcaaaaataatttgttacttctatttatttatgtgaCACGTTAATTCTCTTCAAAACTTAACTCATTTCATGGACTAGTTTGTCGATTATTTAGTCACTGGATAATTACATATTGACCTTTGGTGACATGACAATGACGTAGAATTAATATGAAATGTGATGTATTTGTTAGAAATTTAGGTCTTAATAAAAACAGATAtcataaaacatgttcaacGGTTATCaatcaatagcggaagcaaaagaaaacattgaacatgattatgatcggatctacgacatgtttgatttaccaaggatattaagaattagggtattaGGAATACCTGGATAAAGCTTTTGTAGCAGCTctctcatcaacaacgataaccaaagagaggagatgatctgaaacacacaatagagttagcggcggctgatttggttcttcctcaaccggtacctttatgcctcaagttctcttcagatggggagaagagatAGTATTGCCGTGTACGGTGtattggggaccatagcctcttttatattggatggtCATTAGGGTTTTccattattccgttaatgggccatccggacatccactcattaagtccatatcaactaattatatatttaattaattatccaattagaaatctaatagccttattacttaatttgatcactaatcaactaagactcacaattgataaatagctaatataattattgttacgaTATGtgcccacataatgatattggaatataataaatcataaaatattccaacagtATTCAGCTATAATAAGACACGAGATTTTTAGAAAATCTTAATTACATTGAGTTTGATCGTCATATTGTACTAAGAGCAACCAAATAAATGAACTTGGAGACAACTTCTTCGTCCAAAATCTTAGGTTGTGTTTGAGTGTTTGGAGGGGAAGGTACGGCTTTGGAGCAGGGGAGTATAAGGTttgatttcaaaaatttattcaaactCTTCAAAACCCTCCTCTAATATACAGTTCCCCAAAATTATGAGATTTTGTGTTATATATGAAGCAAGATACACTTTCGAAGTCCTTCCCTTCCCaatccctccattctttcaactttttcttttcgtTTCAAAGTCCTTCCCTCTCTTTCTCGCATAACTCCCAAATATCATAAGACATTAAATATATGGTTTTCTAACTTGTATATGTTGCTCAACAATAACATATTaaacattctttcaaaaaaaaaaacatattaaacattttatttaatgtGAAATTTCTAACTCACATtacataaatcaaataacataagttaacttttgaattattttaaaagaagaaCAAATATTGTACCCAAGCCTTATATATTCacttttttatcttcttaaaatATGAGCCATAAGAAAAATTGTGGACATTATACAACAACCAATTACAGACAGatatattcaaaattaaaaaagtgaaCAAGCATACACACATATATAACTCAAACTCGTTGATTTTACAAGTGAGGCTGAGTTCAttgacttgatttttttttggcttaatgataattagaaagaagaaaaagaaaatgttaaggGGCCAAAATCCATAACACAAGCAAAAAAGTTTGTATAATTTCATCTTGTTTTTTTGgctaaatgataataaaatgatatttagaagaaaaaataaaatctatggTTGATGTCCTAATATCCAAGCAAG
Proteins encoded in this window:
- the LOC11432519 gene encoding protein LURP-one-related 12 — translated: MSLCMDSDSAAKKMKEELVVQEGYIFKEEIHYTVLKTTLFFAGDGFTVYDCNGQVAFRVDSYGPDSRDLHELILMDPQGRCLLTVHRKRPSLHQRWEGFKGEKMEGDKPTFSVKRSSMIGRPRAGVTVEVYDNPGEEYHIEGCFSQRGCKVFNAMKEIVAEIYRKVDPTTGNTLGKEVFSLCVKPGFDAAFAMGFILVLDHISGDDSLDDDATAESSVHPTTED